The DNA window CCCTCGGCCGCAAGGTCAAGAACGGGATCGCCACCGGGCTGGTGTGGCTGTCGTTCCTGATCGCCGTGGTGCCGCTGGTGTGGGTGCTCTACACCGTGATCGCCAACGGCGTGAAGCGCATCCCGTTCAGCAACTGGTGGGGCCAGGACTTCGGCAACGTGCTCTCCGACGAGGTCGGTGGCGGCGTGCTGCACGCCATCATCGGCACCCTCGAACAGGGCCTGGTGTGCGCGGTCATCGCCGTGCCGCTCGGCCTGTCCGTGGCGATCTACCTCGTCGAGTACGGTCGCGGCACCAGGCTCGCGAAGGCCACCACGTTCATGGTGGACATCCTTTCCGGTGTCCCGTCGATCGTGGCCGCGCTGTTCATCTACGCGCTGTGGGTGACCACGCTCGGCTTGCCCCGCAACGGTTTCGCGGTGTCGCTGGCACTGGTGCTGCTGATGGTGCCGGTGGTCGTGCGGTCCTCGGAGGAGATGCTCCGGATCGTGCCGGACGACCTGCGCGAAGCCTCGTACGCGCTCGGCGTGCCGAAGTGGAAGACGATCGTGAAGGTCGTGCTCCCGACGGCGCTGTCCGGCATCATCGGCGGCATCATGATGGCTTTGGCCCGCGTGATGGGCGAGACGGCACCACTGCTCGTGCTGGTCGGGTATTCGCAGTACACCAACTGGAACCTGTTCAGCGGCCCGCAGGCCTCGCTGCCCCTGCTGATGAACAACGAGCGCGCCACGAACTCGATGGTCCCCGGCAGCGTCGGTTTCGACCGGATCTGGGGAGCCGCCCTCACGCTGGTGCTCATCATCGCCATCATCAACCTCGCCGCCACGGTGATCTCCCGCCTGGTCGCCCCGAAGAAGAAGTGAGTCATGGCTAAGCGAATCGACGTCAAGGACGTGGACATCTACTACGGCAAGTTCCACGCCGTGGACAGCGTGACGCTGTCGGTGCCCCCGCGCAACGTCACCGCGTTCATCGGGCCGTCGGGCTGCGGCAAGTCCACCGTGCTGCGCACCCTGAACCGGATGCACGAGGTGATCCCCGGTGCGCGGGTCGACGGCGAGGTGCTGCTCGACGGCGAGGACATCTATTCGTCCACTGTGGACCCGGTTCAGGTCCGCCGCACCATCGGCATGGTGTTCCAGCGGCCGAACCCGTTTCCCACGATGTCCATCAAGGACAACGTGGTCGCCGGGCTGAAACTGGCCGGCAGCACCAACAAGAAGGAACTCGAGACAATCGCCGAGCGCGCGCTGCGCGGCGCGAACCTCTGGAACGAGGTCAAGGACCGGCTCAACAAGCCGGGCGGCGGCCTCTCCGGCGGGCAGCAGCAGCGGCTCTGCATCGCCCGCGCGATCGCCGTGCGGCCGGACGTCCTGCTGATGGACGAGCCGTGCTCCGCGCTCGACCCCATCTCCACGCTCGCGATCGAAGACCTGATCGGCGAGCTGAAGAAGGACTACACGATCG is part of the Amycolatopsis sp. CA-230715 genome and encodes:
- the pstA gene encoding phosphate ABC transporter permease PstA, producing the protein MTSTLTEPATTPAFQHVSLGRKVKNGIATGLVWLSFLIAVVPLVWVLYTVIANGVKRIPFSNWWGQDFGNVLSDEVGGGVLHAIIGTLEQGLVCAVIAVPLGLSVAIYLVEYGRGTRLAKATTFMVDILSGVPSIVAALFIYALWVTTLGLPRNGFAVSLALVLLMVPVVVRSSEEMLRIVPDDLREASYALGVPKWKTIVKVVLPTALSGIIGGIMMALARVMGETAPLLVLVGYSQYTNWNLFSGPQASLPLLMNNERATNSMVPGSVGFDRIWGAALTLVLIIAIINLAATVISRLVAPKKK
- the pstB gene encoding phosphate ABC transporter ATP-binding protein PstB, coding for MAKRIDVKDVDIYYGKFHAVDSVTLSVPPRNVTAFIGPSGCGKSTVLRTLNRMHEVIPGARVDGEVLLDGEDIYSSTVDPVQVRRTIGMVFQRPNPFPTMSIKDNVVAGLKLAGSTNKKELETIAERALRGANLWNEVKDRLNKPGGGLSGGQQQRLCIARAIAVRPDVLLMDEPCSALDPISTLAIEDLIGELKKDYTIVIVTHNMQQAARVSDQTAFFNLHGVGQPGRLVELNDTEKIFSNPDEKATEDYISGRFG